The following coding sequences lie in one Arabidopsis thaliana chromosome 3, partial sequence genomic window:
- a CDS encoding Major facilitator superfamily protein (Major facilitator superfamily protein; FUNCTIONS IN: transporter activity; INVOLVED IN: oligopeptide transport; LOCATED IN: membrane; CONTAINS InterPro DOMAIN/s: Oligopeptide transporter (InterPro:IPR000109), Major facilitator superfamily, general substrate transporter (InterPro:IPR016196); BEST Arabidopsis thaliana protein match is: Major facilitator superfamily protein (TAIR:AT3G25260.1); Has 3956 Blast hits to 3863 proteins in 697 species: Archae - 0; Bacteria - 948; Metazoa - 497; Fungi - 291; Plants - 2072; Viruses - 0; Other Eukaryotes - 148 (source: NCBI BLink).), whose product MENDMEEKFEDWKGKEAIPGKHGGIRAASIVCVVVMMENIVFIANGFNFVKYFMGSMHYTPATAANMVTNFMGTSFLLTLFGGFIADSFVTHFTTFIVFCCIELMGLILLTFQAHNPKLLPEKDKTPSTLQSAILFTGLYAMAIGTGGLKASLPSHGGDQIDRRNPRLISRFFDWLYFSICSGCLLAVTVVLWIEEKKGWIWSFNISVGILATALCIFTVGLPFYRFKRPNGSPLKKIAIVIISAARNRNKSDLDEEMMRGLISIYKNNSHNKLKWIDKATLNKNISETEVEETRTFLGLLPIFGSTIVMSCCVAQLSTFSAQQGMLMNKKLFHSFEIPVPSLTAIPLIFMLLSIPLYEFFGKKISSGNNNRSSSFNLKRIGLGLALSSVSMAVSAIVEAKRKHEVVHNNFRISVLWLVFQYLMLSVSDMLTLGGMLEFFYREAPSNMKSISTALGWCSTALGFFLSTTLVEVTNAVTGRLGHQWLGGEDLNKTRLELFYVLLCVLNTLNLLNYIFWAKRY is encoded by the exons ATGGAGAATGATATGGAAGAGAAGTTTGAAGATTGGAAAGGTAAAGAGGCAATCCCAGGGAAACATGGTGGGATCAGAGCTGCATCTATTGTTTGTg TTGTGGTGATGATGGAGAACATAGTGTTCATAGCTAATGGATTCAATTTCGTGAAATATTTCATGGGATCAATGCATTATACACCAGCCACAGCAGCAAACATGGTCACTAATTTCATGGGAACATCGTTTTTACTCACTCTTTTTGGTGGTTTTATCGCTGACTCTTTCGTCACTCATTTCACAACTTTCATCGTCTTCTGTTGCATTGAACTCATG GGATTGATCTTGTTGACGTTCCAAGCTCATAACCCTAAGTTACTGcctgaaaaagataaaacaccTTCAACTCTTCAATCAGCGATTCTTTTCACAGGACTCTACGCAATGGCTATTGGTACGGGCGGTTTAAAGGCATCGTTGCCTAGTCATGGAGGCGATCAAATTGATAGAAGAAATCCAAGACTGATCTCAAGATTCTTCGATTGGTTATACTTCTCTATATGCTCTGGATGCCTCTTGGCCGTAACCGTTGTGTTGTGGATCGAGGAAAAGAAAGGGTGGATATGGAGCTTCAATATATCCGTTGGAATTCTAGCGACGGCGCTGTGTATTTTTACTGTAGGGCTACCGTTTTATCGGTTCAAGCGTCCTAATGGAAGTCCGTTGAAAAAGATTGCAATTGTGATTATTTCTGCCGCAAGAAACCGAAATAAATCTGATTTGGATGAAGAGATGATGCGAGGTCTTATCTCTATCTACAAGAACAATAGTCACAACAAGTTAAA GTGGATAGATAAAGCAACGTTGAACAAAAACATCTCAGAAACAGAAgttgaagaaacaagaacgTTTTTGGGTCTTCTACCAATCTTTGGTAGCACAATTGTCATGAGCTGCTGCGTGGCACAACTCTCTACCTTCTCCGCACAACAAGGAATGCTCATGAACAAGAAACTCTTTCACTCTTTCGAGATCCCCGTACCTTCTCTCACCGCCATTCCTCTCATCTTCATGCTCTTATCTATACCTTTATACGAATTCTTTGGAAAAAAGATCTCATCAGGCAACAACAATAGATCATCCAGTTTCAATTTGAAACGCATTGGACTCGGCCTAGCTCTCTCTTCGGTTTCAATGGCGGTTTCTGCCATCGTAGAGGCCAAGAGGAAACATGAAGTGGTTCATAACAACTTCAGAATCTCTGTTTTGTGGCTAGTGTTTCAGTATCTGATGCTAAGTGTCTCTGATATGTTGACTTTAGGAGGGATGCTAGAGTTCTTTTATAGAGAAGCTCCGTCGAACATGAAGAGCATAAGCACGGCTTTGGGATGGTGTTCAACCGCATTAGGTTTCTTTCTTAGCACAACTCTTGTAGAGGTTACAAATGCCGTCACGGGAAGGCTTGGCCATCAATGGCTTGGTGGGGAAGATCTCAACAAGACAAGGCTTGAACTTTTTTATGTGCTCTTGTGTGTTCTTAATACTCTTAATCTTCTGAACTATATTTTTTGGGCAAAGAGATATTAA
- the LCR4 gene encoding low-molecular-weight cysteine-rich 4 (low-molecular-weight cysteine-rich 4 (LCR4); LOCATED IN: endomembrane system; CONTAINS InterPro DOMAIN/s: S locus-related glycoprotein 1 binding pollen coat (InterPro:IPR010851); BEST Arabidopsis thaliana protein match is: low-molecular-weight cysteine-rich 14 (TAIR:AT2G25344.1); Has 35333 Blast hits to 34131 proteins in 2444 species: Archae - 798; Bacteria - 22429; Metazoa - 974; Fungi - 991; Plants - 531; Viruses - 0; Other Eukaryotes - 9610 (source: NCBI BLink).): protein MIKSFQLSFTVLIVFTVLILGVVGNVEQKSQDWCWSIVNKDRCLQKECESLCSKKHPKGKFMCIPSTPGGPFQCHCRHPCR from the exons ATGATCAAATCCTTTCAACTCTCGTTTACTGTTCTTATTGTCTTCACGGTTCTTATACTAG GAGTGGTTGGAAATGTGGAGCAAAAAAGCCAAGATTGGTGTTGGAGCATTGTAAACAAAGACCGTTGTCTTCAGAAAGAGTGTGAGTCTCTGTGTTCGAAGAAACATCCGAAAGGAAAATTTATGTGCATACCTTCAACCCCGGGAGGACCTTTTCAATGTCACTGTCGTCATCCTTGCCGTTAA
- the AGC2-1 gene encoding AGC (cAMP-dependent, cGMP-dependent and protein kinase C) kinase family protein (AGC2-1; FUNCTIONS IN: kinase activity; INVOLVED IN: protein amino acid phosphorylation; LOCATED IN: cellular_component unknown; EXPRESSED IN: hypocotyl, root, stamen, pollen tube; EXPRESSED DURING: 4 anthesis, petal differentiation and expansion stage; CONTAINS InterPro DOMAIN/s: Protein kinase, catalytic domain (InterPro:IPR000719), Serine/threonine-protein kinase domain (InterPro:IPR002290), Serine/threonine-protein kinase-like domain (InterPro:IPR017442), AGC-kinase, C-terminal (InterPro:IPR000961), Protein kinase-like domain (InterPro:IPR011009), Serine/threonine-protein kinase, active site (InterPro:IPR008271); BEST Arabidopsis thaliana protein match is: AGC (cAMP-dependent, cGMP-dependent and protein kinase C) kinase family protein (TAIR:AT4G13000.1); Has 87313 Blast hits to 84259 proteins in 2947 species: Archae - 68; Bacteria - 13079; Metazoa - 33183; Fungi - 11494; Plants - 12113; Viruses - 235; Other Eukaryotes - 17141 (source: NCBI BLink).): MLEGDEKQSRALDFNRLEVLSLLGRGAKGVVFLVRDDDAKLLALKVILKEAIEKKKKGRESEDDEYKRVSFEQGVLSRFDHPLFPSLHGVLATDKVIGYAIDYCPGQNLNSLRKMQSESMFSDEIIRFYAAELVLALDYLHNQGIVYRDLKPDNVMIQENGHLMLIDFDLSTNLAPRTPQPSPSLSKPSPTMKRKKRLFRFTSFCNSGISPQESISVHSSSTLAVSDSSGEKSNSFVGTEEYVAPEVISGDGHDFAVDWWSLGVVLYEMLYGATPFRGSNRKETFYRILSKPPNLTGETTSLRDLIRRLLEKDPSRRINVEEIKGHDFFRGVDWEKVILVSRPPYIPAPDDGGDKGTDVNTKMDVENIVQEIFAARQEREKQSGDNNKNANMKIKDNTSGEWVKGLNNNHDLESDNNFLVF, translated from the exons ATGCTAGAGGGAGATGAGAAACAGAGCCGAGCTCTGGATTTCAATCGACTCGAGGTTTTGTCATTACTAGGTCGTGGAGCTAAAGGAGTTGTGTTTCTTGTCCGCGACGACGACGCTAAATTGCTTGCTTTAAAAGTTATACTTAAGGAAGCCAtcgagaagaaaaagaagggtagagaaagtgaagatgatgagtaTAAACGCGTGAGTTTCGAGCAAGGAGTATTAAGCAGATTCGACCATCCTCTCTTTCCGTCTCTTCACGGTGTTTTAGCTACCGATAAAGTCATCGGTTATGCGATCGATTATTGTCCGGGACAGAATCTCAATTCTTTGAGGAAAATGCAATCGGAAAGTATGTTTTCCGACGAGATTATCAg ATTTTACGCGGCGGAGCTTGTATTAGCACTTGACTATTTACATAATCAAGGAATTGTGTATAGAGATTTGAAGCCAGACAATGTGATGATCCAAGAAAATGGACATTTAATGCTTATAGATTTCGATCTTTCTACAAATCTAGCTCCAAGAACGCCGCAACCGTCACCGTCACTGTCTAAACCATCGCCGacgatgaagagaaagaaacgtCTCTTCCGCTTCACCAGTTTCTGCAACTCAGGAATCTCGCCGCAAGAATCTATCTCGGTTCACTCATCATCTACATTGGCCGTGTCAGATTCTTCAGGTGAGAAGTCAAATTCTTTCGTCGGAACAGAGGAATACGTTGCGCCGGAGGTTATAAGCGGGGACGGTCACGATTTTGCCGTCGATTGGTGGTCGTTAGGGGTTGTTTTATATGAGATGTTGTATGGAGCGACGCCGTTTAGAGGATCGAACCGGAAAGAGACATTTTACCGGATTTTATCTAAACCGCCGAATCTAACTGgtgaaacgacgtcgttgcGTGATTTGATTAGAAGATTGTTGGAGAAAGATCCTAGCCGTAGGATCAACGTTGAGGAAATCAAGGGTCATGATTTCTTCAGAGGAGTAGATTGGGAAAAGGTGATTTTGGTTTCTAGACCGCCGTATATCCCGGCGCCGGACGACGGTGGTGATAAGGGAACCGATGTAAATACGAAGATGGATGTGGAGAATATCGTCCAAGAGATTTTTGCTGCAAGACAAGAACGTGAGAAACAGAGTGGTGATAACAATAAAAACGctaatatgaaaattaaagataataCTAGTGGGGAATGGGTTAAGGGGTTGAATAATAATCACGATTTAGAAAGtgataacaattttttggtattttaa
- a CDS encoding Ribonuclease H-like superfamily protein (Ribonuclease H-like superfamily protein; FUNCTIONS IN: nucleic acid binding; INVOLVED IN: biological_process unknown; LOCATED IN: cellular_component unknown; CONTAINS InterPro DOMAIN/s: Polynucleotidyl transferase, ribonuclease H fold (InterPro:IPR012337), RNA-directed DNA polymerase (reverse transcriptase), related (InterPro:IPR015706); BEST Arabidopsis thaliana protein match is: Polynucleotidyl transferase, ribonuclease H-like superfamily protein (TAIR:AT2G04420.1); Has 1562 Blast hits to 1555 proteins in 146 species: Archae - 20; Bacteria - 208; Metazoa - 1; Fungi - 0; Plants - 1330; Viruses - 0; Other Eukaryotes - 3 (source: NCBI BLink).), with the protein MDPEIQPPPGKAEIKAKIWKLKTAPKIKHFLWKLLSGALATGDNLKRRHIRNHPQCHRCCQEDETSQHLFFDCFYAQQVWRASGIPHQELRTTGITMETKMELLLSSCLANRQPQLFNLAIWILWRLWKSRNQLVFQQKSISWQNTLQRARNDVQEWEDTNTYVQSLNQQVHSSRHQQPTMARTKWQRPPSTWIKYNYDGAFNHQTRNAKAGWLMRDENGVYMGSGQAIGSTTSDSLESEFQALIIAMQHAWSQGYRKVIFEGDSKQVEELMNNEKLNFGRFNWIREGRFWQKRFEEAVFKWVPRTNNQPADILAKHHLQPNQSFKFHYYVPAFITSTLYYDH; encoded by the coding sequence ATGGATCCAGAAATTCAACCACCCCCAGGAAAAGCAGAGATTAAAGCTAAGATATGGAAACTCAAAACGGCGccaaaaatcaaacacttCCTCTGGAAGCTACTCTCAGGAGCCTTAGCCACAGGAGACAATCTAAAACGAAGACATATACGGAATCACCCGCAATGTCACCGGTGCTGCCAAGAGGACGAAACGTCTCAACACTTattctttgattgtttttatgCCCAACAGGTTTGGCGAGCTTCAGGGATACCACACCAAGAGTTACGAACTACAGGAATTACAATGGAGACAAAGATGGAGCTGCTGTTATCGAGTTGTTTAGCCAACAGACAACCACAACTTTTTAATTTGGCCATCTGGATCTTATGGAGACTATGGAAGAGCAGAAATCAATTGGTGTTTCAACAAAAAAGCATATCATGGCAAAACACCCTACAACGTGCACGGAATGATGTTCAAGAGTGGGAAGACACAAACACTTATGTTCAGAGTCTCAACCAACAAGTGCATTCATCAAGACATCAACAACCAACTATGGCACGTACGAAGTGGCAACGGCCGCCAAGCACTTGGATAAAGTACAATTATGATGGAGCTTTCAACCACCAAACACGAAATGCGAAAGCTGGCTGGCTAATGAGAGATGAGAATGGAGTATACATGGGTTCGGGTCAAGCAATAGGATCAACAACATCAGACTCATTGGAGAGTGAATTTCAGGCTTTGATTATAGCAATGCAACATGCTTGGAGCCAAGGCTATCGCAAAGTTATCTTTGAAGGGGACAGTAAACAAGTGGAAGAGCTTATGAACAACGAAAAGCTAAACTTTGGAAGATTCAACTGGATAAGAGAAGGCAGATTTTGGCAAAAACGATTTGAGGAGGCTGTCTTCAAATGGGTTCCAAGAACAAACAACCAACCTGCAGATATCCTCGCAAAGCATCATCTTCAACCAAATCAGAGTTTTAAATTTCACTACTATGTACCCGCTTTCATAACATCAACTTTGTATTATGATCATTGA
- a CDS encoding sulfate/thiosulfate import ATP-binding protein, putative (DUF506) (Protein of unknown function (DUF506); CONTAINS InterPro DOMAIN/s: Protein of unknown function DUF506, plant (InterPro:IPR006502); BEST Arabidopsis thaliana protein match is: Protein of unknown function (DUF506) (TAIR:AT3G07350.1); Has 379 Blast hits to 377 proteins in 24 species: Archae - 0; Bacteria - 0; Metazoa - 0; Fungi - 0; Plants - 377; Viruses - 0; Other Eukaryotes - 2 (source: NCBI BLink).): MAIFSRTKRVTDPLDDDAKARILSSHSYILDQDSPRLCELVHGFLEDGPEESFYDSDPDLSETSSAEHSGEASVEIVRMAVSFSDSDPYRNLLLAHVLRAVEVYSGFRSRNKTVFRDKVASFLRELGHDAAVCVSKWTSSSKLIAGSYHFIDVVHKPSDNDQKAVRYLVDLDFASEFEIARPTREYTRGLQLLPNVFVGNEENLRTIVRESCDAAKRSMKSRGLSLPPWRRSSYLQHKWFGPYKRKVGSSLGVKPLNSDAVSCRSLGFDDGAVNTRLFIRA; this comes from the coding sequence ATGGCGATTTTCTCCAGAACCAAACGTGTCACTGATCCACTTGACGACGACGCGAAGGCTCGGATCTTGAGCAGCCACAGTTACATCCTAGACCAAGATTCTCCTCGACTCTGCGAGCTCGTACACGGGTTTCTTGAGGATGGTCCTGAAGAGTCATTCTACGACTCTGACCCCGACCTGTCTGAGACTTCTTCAGCTGAACATTCTGGTGAAGCTAGTGTGGAGATCGTGAGAATGGCGGTGAGCTTCTCCGATTCCGATCCTTACCGGAATCTATTGCTAGCTCACGTTTTGAGAGCCGTGGAGGTATATTCCGGTTTTAGGTCAAGGAACAAAACTGTTTTCCGGGATAAGGTAGCTTCGTTTCTGCGAGAGCTTGGTCACGACGCCGCGGTTTGTGTATCAAAATGGACCTCTTCATCCAAACTCATCGCTGGGAGTTACCATTTCATTGACGTCGTTCACAAGCCGTCAGATAATGATCAGAAGGCCGTCCGTTACTTGGTTGATCTAGACTTTGCTTCGGAGTTCGAGATCGCAAGGCCAACGCGCGAATACACGCGTGGGCTGCAGCTGCTGCCTAACGTTTTCGTAGGAAATGAAGAGAATCTAAGGACGATCGTGAGAGAGTCATGCGACGCGGCGAAGCGATCAATGAAGAGCCGTGGCTTGTCTCTTCCACCGTGGCGGAGAAGCTCTTACTTACAGCATAAGTGGTTTGGTCCGTACAAAAGAAAGGTGGGATCTAGTTTGGGAGTGAAGCCGTTGAATAGTGACGCCGTTAGTTGCCGATCTTTAGGGTTTGATGACGGCGCCGTCAATACTCGTTTGTTCATCAGGGCATGA
- a CDS encoding Major facilitator superfamily protein (Major facilitator superfamily protein; FUNCTIONS IN: transporter activity; INVOLVED IN: oligopeptide transport; LOCATED IN: membrane; EXPRESSED IN: embryo, flower; EXPRESSED DURING: 4 anthesis, C globular stage, petal differentiation and expansion stage; CONTAINS InterPro DOMAIN/s: Oligopeptide transporter (InterPro:IPR000109), Major facilitator superfamily, general substrate transporter (InterPro:IPR016196); BEST Arabidopsis thaliana protein match is: Major facilitator superfamily protein (TAIR:AT3G25280.1); Has 5539 Blast hits to 5469 proteins in 994 species: Archae - 0; Bacteria - 2299; Metazoa - 478; Fungi - 300; Plants - 2122; Viruses - 0; Other Eukaryotes - 340 (source: NCBI BLink).), producing MQIEMEEKFEDWRGKEAISGKHGGIKAAFIACVVETMENMVFLACSTNFMMYFTKSMNYSTPKAATMVTNFVGTSFLLTIFGGFVADSFLTRFAAFVLFGSIELLGLIMLTLQAHITKLQPQGGKKPSTPQSTVLFTGLYAIAIGVGGVKGSLPAHGGDQIGTRNQRLISGFFNWYFFSVCLGGFLAVTLMVWIEENIGWSSSFTISTAVLASAIFVFVAGCPMYRFKRPAGSPLTRIVNVFVSAARNRNRFVTDAEVVTQNHNSTDKSIHHNKFKFLNKAKLNNKISATQVEETRTFLALLPIFGSTIIMNCCVAQMGTFSVQQGMVTNRKLSRSFEIPVASLNAIPLLCMLSSLALYELFGKRILSNSERSSSFNLKRIGYGLALTSISMAVAAIVEVKRKHEAVHNNIKISVFWLELQFVMLSLSDMLTVGGMLEFFFRESPASMRSMSTALGWCSTAMGFFLSSVLVEVVNGITGWLRDDLNESRLELFYLVLCVLNTLNLFNYIFWAKRY from the exons ATGCAGATTGAGATGGAAGAGAAGTTTGAAGATTGGAGAGGCAAAGAGGCAATTTCTGGCAAACATGGTGGGATTAAAGCTGCTTTCATTGCTTGTG TTGTAGAGACGATGGAGAATATGGTGTTCTTAGCATGTTCAACCAACTTCATGATGTACTTTACGAAATCAATGAATTACTCAACACCCAAAGCAGCAACCATGGTGACTAATTTCGTAGGGACATCGTTTTTGCTCACTATTTTCGGTGGTTTTGTCGCGGACTCTTTTCTCACTCGCTTCGCTGCTTTCGTCCTCTTTGGTTCCATTGAACTCCTG GGTTTGATCATGTTGACACTCCAAGCTCATATCACTAAGTTACAACCTCAAGGAGGTAAAAAACCTTCGACTCCTCAATCAACGGTTCTATTCACTGGACTTTATGCAATAGCTATTGGTGTTGGAGGTGTCAAGGGGTCGTTGCCTGCTCATGGAGGCGACCAGATCGGTACTAGAAACCAGAGGCTGATCTCAGGATTCTTCAATTGGTATTTCTTCTCTGTCTGCCTTGGAGGTTTCTTGGCAGTAACACTTATGGTTTGGATCGAGGAGAACATAGGATGGAGCTCCAGCTTCACTATATCTACCGCGGTTTTAGCCTCTGCGATCTTCGTTTTCGTTGCGGGATGCCCGATGTATCGATTCAAGCGCCCAGCAGGGAGTCCTTTGACCAGAATTGTGAATGTGTTTGTTTCTGCCGCAAGAAACCGAAATAGGTTTGTAACGGATGCAGAGGTGGTGACACAGAATCATAACTCTACCGACAAAAGCATTCATCACAACAAGTTCAA GTTTTTGAATAAAGCAAAGCTCAACAACAAGATATCAGCAACACAAgttgaagaaacaagaacgTTTCTAGCTCTCCTTCCAATATTTGGGAGCACAATTATAATGAACTGTTGTGTCGCACAAATGGGAACCTTCTCCGTTCAACAAGGCATGGTGACAAACAGAAAACTCTCGCGTTCCTTTGAGATCCCCGTGGCTTCCCTCAATGCCATTCCTCTACTGTGCATGCTCTCTTCTTTAGCTTTATACGAGCTTTTCGGCAAAAGGATCTTATCCAATAGCGAAAGATCGTCCAGCTTCAATTTGAAACGTATAGGATACGGTTTAGCTCTCACCTCTATTTCAATGGCGGTTGCAGCCATCGTGGAggtcaaaagaaaacatgaagcGGTTCACAACAACATCAAGATTTCTGTGTTCTGGCTAGAGCTTCAATTTGTTATGTTGAGTCTCTCGGATATGTTGACTGTTGGAGGAATGTTAGAGTTCTTCTTTAGAGAATCTCCAGCGAGTATGAGGAGCATGAGCACCGCGTTAGGGTGGTGCTCCACCGCAATGGGTTTCTTCCTCAGCTCGGTTCTTGTGGAGGTTGTTAATGGCATCACGGGATGGCTCCGCGACGATCTTAATGAGTCCAGGCTCGaactattttatttggttttatgtgTTCTTAATACCCttaatctttttaattatattttctggGCGAAAAGATATTAG